One window from the genome of Paraneptunicella aestuarii encodes:
- a CDS encoding PDDEXK nuclease domain-containing protein: MSQDLPFNNPLLINDVTRLVRQAKQRAAVAVNNEITLLYWQVGNRIQQEVLGGNRADYGKQVYATLSKSLTAQFGRGWSARNLAQMVKFAEVFTDVHILQTVSAKLSWSHFVILCSIDDAIKRDFYTSMAIQERWSTRTLDERIGALLFERTAISKKPDDTIVTELTQLRNSGQYHQDLLLKDPYVLDFLELNDRYLEKDLEDAILRDIEQFLLELGAGFSFVARQKRIQVDNDDFYIDLLFYNRKLKRLVAIDLKLEKFKHTHKSQMELYLNWLKKYETEEGENPPLGIILCSSKKQEQIELLEMEGSDIHVAEYLTRLLDVELLEQKLQHAITNAKQRLEQKK; encoded by the coding sequence ATGAGCCAGGATTTACCATTTAATAACCCGCTACTGATAAATGACGTGACTCGTTTGGTTCGTCAGGCCAAACAACGTGCGGCGGTGGCAGTGAATAATGAAATTACTTTACTGTATTGGCAAGTCGGCAACCGCATTCAGCAAGAAGTGTTAGGCGGTAATCGAGCTGATTATGGCAAACAGGTTTACGCGACATTGTCAAAATCACTCACGGCTCAATTTGGCCGTGGCTGGAGTGCGAGAAACCTGGCTCAAATGGTTAAGTTTGCAGAGGTATTTACCGATGTTCACATTTTGCAGACAGTGTCTGCAAAATTGTCATGGAGTCATTTTGTAATACTTTGCAGTATTGATGACGCTATTAAGCGCGATTTTTACACCAGCATGGCCATTCAAGAGCGCTGGTCAACCCGAACGCTGGATGAGCGTATTGGCGCATTATTATTTGAACGTACTGCAATTTCTAAAAAACCCGATGACACCATAGTGACCGAGCTTACTCAGTTAAGAAATTCGGGTCAGTATCATCAGGATTTATTGCTAAAAGATCCCTATGTGTTGGACTTTTTAGAGCTGAACGACCGCTATCTGGAAAAAGATCTTGAAGATGCAATCCTCAGAGACATCGAGCAGTTTTTACTCGAATTAGGCGCAGGCTTTAGTTTTGTCGCAAGGCAAAAACGAATTCAGGTAGATAATGATGATTTCTATATCGACCTGCTGTTCTACAACCGAAAATTAAAACGTCTGGTAGCGATTGATTTAAAACTTGAAAAATTTAAGCACACTCACAAAAGCCAGATGGAGCTTTACCTTAATTGGCTTAAAAAGTACGAGACCGAAGAAGGTGAAAATCCGCCTCTTGGTATAATATTATGCTCCAGTAAAAAGCAAGAACAAATAGAACTGCTTGAAATGGAAGGGAGTGATATTCACGTGGCAGAGTATTTAACTCGCTTGCTGGATGTTGAACTACTAGAGCAAAAGTTACAACACGCTATTACCAACGCCAAGCAAAGATTAGAACAAAAGAAATAA
- a CDS encoding type I restriction-modification system subunit M: MTNNNFSSTAAFLWSVADLLRGDFKQSQYGRIILPFTLLRRLECVLEATKPEVLAKYETVKAMPIEAQDKLLTHTAQLSFYNTSKMDLNHLGETNVANNLERYIQSFSPNAREIFEHFDFFNTIDKLQEADLLYKVAKRFATTDLHPNTINNYGMGLVFEELIRRFAESSNETAGEHFTPRDIVELTTSLLFTNEEELTSSGLVRSIYDPTAGTGGFLSSAMEYVHTLNDRAALSAFGQELNPESYAICKADMLIKGQKVDNIKLGNTLSNDQLRTEKFDYMLSNPPFGVDWKKIQKHINDEHVEKGFEGRFGAGLPRVSDGSLLFLLHLISKMRSTGRTSVAPGRTPEATEVTGRTSVALGRTPEATEVTGRTSVAPGRTPEATEVTGRTSVAPGRTPEATDSETKNSGSRIGIILNGSPLFTGGAGSGESEIRRYILENDLLEAIVALPTDMFYNTGIATYIWVLSNHKPAKRKNKVQLINAAKERAKTSGRGRGSSLSTGGEVNGGSSQENENVFYAAMRKSLGSKRKELTPEAIDIIVKTYGEFAENAFSKIFDYQAFGYRRITVERPLKLAIYPKDAQHIEALQADNAWAKMDNTTQHAILDALASFEQEKYLSRDKFLKQLKAKLTTVKLSAAQLKLIVKHLGKHDDEAEVCKTQGQIEANPDLRDFENVPLTETVEDYFAREVQPHVPDAWIDKSKTDPKDGEIGIVGYEIPFNRHFYVYEPPRSLEEIDADLDAVSAEIMQLLQEVHS, translated from the coding sequence ATGACTAACAACAATTTCTCTTCAACCGCAGCATTTTTATGGTCAGTCGCCGACCTTCTTCGTGGTGATTTCAAGCAATCTCAATACGGGCGCATCATTCTTCCTTTCACACTGCTAAGACGCCTGGAATGCGTACTTGAAGCGACAAAACCCGAGGTGCTGGCAAAATACGAAACAGTAAAAGCCATGCCCATTGAAGCGCAAGACAAACTGCTCACCCACACAGCACAGTTAAGCTTTTACAACACCTCAAAAATGGATTTAAACCACCTTGGTGAAACCAATGTGGCGAATAACCTTGAGCGTTACATTCAGTCATTCAGCCCGAACGCGCGTGAGATATTCGAGCACTTCGACTTTTTCAACACCATCGACAAACTGCAAGAAGCCGATCTGCTATACAAAGTCGCCAAGCGTTTTGCCACCACCGACCTGCACCCAAACACCATCAACAACTACGGCATGGGGTTAGTGTTTGAAGAGCTGATCCGACGCTTTGCCGAAAGCTCCAATGAAACCGCCGGGGAACACTTTACCCCACGGGATATTGTTGAGCTGACCACCTCATTACTTTTCACCAATGAAGAAGAACTCACCAGCTCTGGCCTGGTGCGTTCCATCTACGACCCTACGGCGGGCACGGGTGGCTTCTTGTCATCCGCGATGGAATATGTTCACACGCTCAATGACAGAGCCGCTTTATCAGCCTTTGGTCAAGAGCTAAACCCGGAGTCCTACGCCATCTGTAAAGCGGATATGCTGATCAAGGGGCAAAAGGTCGATAACATCAAGCTGGGTAATACCCTATCGAATGACCAACTCCGCACAGAAAAGTTTGACTATATGCTGTCAAACCCACCGTTTGGCGTAGATTGGAAGAAGATCCAAAAACACATCAACGACGAACACGTTGAAAAAGGCTTTGAAGGCCGATTCGGCGCAGGTTTACCACGCGTGTCTGACGGCTCATTACTGTTCTTGCTACACCTTATCAGCAAAATGCGAAGTACAGGACGTACAAGTGTCGCGCCAGGCAGGACGCCGGAAGCGACCGAAGTAACAGGACGTACAAGTGTCGCGCTAGGCAGGACGCCGGAAGCGACCGAAGTAACAGGACGTACAAGTGTCGCGCCAGGCAGGACGCCGGAAGCGACCGAAGTAACAGGACGTACAAGTGTCGCGCCAGGCAGGACGCCGGAAGCGACCGATAGCGAAACAAAAAATAGCGGCTCACGTATCGGTATTATCTTAAACGGCTCACCCCTTTTTACTGGCGGTGCGGGTAGCGGGGAAAGTGAAATCAGACGCTACATTCTGGAAAACGACCTGCTGGAAGCCATTGTGGCACTGCCGACCGATATGTTCTACAACACAGGTATTGCCACCTACATTTGGGTGTTATCCAACCATAAGCCAGCCAAGCGCAAAAACAAGGTGCAGCTAATTAATGCCGCAAAAGAACGAGCCAAAACCAGTGGACGTGGTCGCGGCTCTTCGCTAAGTACAGGCGGTGAAGTGAACGGTGGCTCTTCACAAGAGAATGAAAATGTCTTCTATGCCGCCATGCGCAAATCATTAGGTAGCAAGCGCAAAGAACTCACGCCAGAGGCGATTGATATCATAGTGAAAACCTACGGTGAATTTGCAGAAAACGCATTTAGTAAAATTTTCGATTACCAAGCCTTTGGCTACCGCCGAATTACCGTTGAACGCCCACTGAAATTAGCGATTTACCCCAAAGATGCACAACACATTGAAGCCCTGCAAGCCGATAACGCATGGGCAAAAATGGATAACACCACACAGCACGCCATCCTTGACGCCCTTGCATCCTTTGAACAAGAGAAATACTTGTCTCGTGACAAGTTCCTCAAGCAACTAAAAGCCAAACTGACAACAGTAAAACTCAGTGCCGCACAGCTTAAACTGATAGTAAAACACCTTGGTAAGCACGACGACGAAGCAGAAGTGTGTAAAACCCAAGGTCAAATTGAAGCCAACCCGGATCTGCGTGACTTTGAAAACGTCCCCCTCACTGAAACCGTGGAAGATTACTTTGCCCGTGAAGTGCAGCCGCATGTGCCCGATGCATGGATAGATAAAAGCAAAACCGATCCTAAAGATGGCGAAATCGGCATAGTAGGATATGAAATCCCCTTTAACCGCCATTTCTACGTATATGAACCACCAAGATCATTAGAAGAAATAGATGCGGATTTGGATGCGGTATCGGCTGAGATTATGCAGCTACTGCAAGAGGTGCATTCATAA
- the rhuM gene encoding RhuM family protein has product MNDLIHAPKGHFILYQDEEGQANVECLFASDTLWLTLTQLASLYGRDKSVISKHLKNIYAEGELVQNSTIANYATVQTEGSREVERHLEYYNLEAILAVGYRVRSKQGRLFRQWATRTLQEYLTKGFVMDDERLKHPDNSQYFDELLNRIRDIRSSEKIFWRKVCDIYATSIDYDGKAETSMQFFAQVQNNKAAQPHVELATAIRYFMAYATNTYRIICQ; this is encoded by the coding sequence ATGAATGACTTAATACATGCCCCCAAAGGACACTTCATTCTTTATCAAGATGAAGAAGGGCAAGCAAATGTTGAGTGCTTATTTGCGTCCGACACCCTATGGCTAACGTTAACTCAGTTAGCAAGCTTATATGGTCGTGATAAGTCGGTTATCTCCAAGCACCTCAAAAACATCTATGCCGAGGGCGAATTAGTACAAAATTCAACCATTGCAAATTATGCAACGGTTCAAACAGAAGGCTCCCGGGAAGTTGAGCGACATTTAGAATATTACAATCTGGAAGCCATTTTAGCGGTGGGTTATCGCGTCCGTTCCAAACAAGGAAGACTGTTCCGTCAGTGGGCTACCCGCACGTTGCAAGAATACTTAACTAAAGGTTTTGTTATGGATGACGAACGCCTGAAACACCCTGATAACAGCCAATATTTTGATGAATTGCTTAACCGCATCCGTGATATTCGCTCATCGGAAAAGATCTTCTGGCGCAAAGTGTGTGATATTTATGCCACCAGTATCGACTATGACGGTAAGGCTGAAACCAGTATGCAGTTTTTCGCTCAGGTGCAAAACAATAAAGCAGCCCAACCCCATGTTGAATTAGCTACTGCCATCCGATACTTTATGGCTTACGCAACCAATACTTACCGGATAATTTGCCAATAA
- a CDS encoding restriction endonuclease subunit S: protein MTGRYKAYPEYKDSDVEWLEKLPTHWGSKALKFLCSYNDEVISETTDYDTEIEYVDIGSVSAVEGIFKTEKIAFGKSPSRARRIVRDGDVIVSTVRTYLEAIAPIVKPPENMIVSTGFAVIRPNNQIEKRFAAYCLRAKGFIREVVSRSVGISYPAINASELVKINVPNLPYQEQQKIANFLDHETAKIDTLIAKQEKLIELLKEKRQAVISHAVTKGLNPDAPMKDSGVEWLGEVPEHWEIAPIKYLIELTPKKSQMKAKYSDFCNFVPMEKLKQDILILDEQRKISSVYDGYTYFENEDILMAKVTPCFENKNMVVARGLLNGIGFGSSEIYVLRCNRKVLNDFLYYRLQEDSFMNIATAAMTGAGGLKRVPADVITNYQVALPPIKEQIEITQDLKNKLGSFDVLMDKACGGIELMKERKTALISAAVTGKIDVRNWESTQ from the coding sequence ATGACAGGACGTTATAAAGCGTATCCAGAGTATAAGGACTCAGACGTAGAATGGCTTGAGAAGCTCCCTACACACTGGGGTTCAAAAGCTCTCAAATTTCTATGTTCATACAATGATGAAGTTATCAGTGAGACAACTGATTATGATACAGAAATTGAATATGTTGATATCGGCAGTGTATCTGCTGTTGAAGGTATTTTTAAAACGGAAAAAATAGCTTTCGGAAAGTCGCCATCTAGAGCAAGAAGAATTGTTCGTGATGGTGATGTAATTGTATCTACAGTGAGAACGTACTTAGAGGCAATAGCCCCCATAGTAAAGCCACCTGAAAATATGATTGTATCAACAGGTTTTGCAGTAATTCGGCCTAATAATCAGATAGAAAAAAGGTTTGCAGCGTATTGTCTGAGGGCAAAAGGCTTTATTAGAGAAGTTGTCTCTCGTTCAGTAGGTATTAGTTACCCCGCTATCAATGCTTCAGAATTGGTAAAAATCAATGTCCCGAATCTCCCATACCAAGAACAACAAAAAATAGCCAACTTCCTCGATCATGAAACCGCCAAAATAGACACATTAATTGCCAAGCAAGAAAAGCTGATTGAGCTATTAAAAGAAAAACGCCAAGCGGTAATCTCTCACGCCGTCACTAAAGGACTTAATCCTGATGCACCAATGAAAGATTCTGGCGTGGAATGGTTGGGAGAAGTGCCAGAGCATTGGGAAATTGCCCCTATCAAGTATTTGATAGAACTCACTCCGAAAAAATCTCAAATGAAGGCTAAATACTCAGACTTTTGCAATTTTGTTCCCATGGAAAAGCTTAAACAAGATATTCTGATTTTGGATGAGCAAAGAAAAATATCTTCGGTCTACGACGGTTATACATACTTTGAGAATGAAGATATTTTGATGGCTAAAGTAACTCCATGTTTTGAAAACAAGAATATGGTGGTAGCCCGTGGACTGTTAAACGGAATTGGTTTTGGTTCATCTGAAATCTATGTGCTGCGTTGCAATAGAAAAGTGCTCAATGACTTCTTATATTATCGATTACAAGAAGATAGTTTCATGAACATAGCAACAGCTGCGATGACTGGAGCTGGTGGTTTAAAGCGTGTACCCGCAGACGTAATTACTAATTATCAAGTAGCTCTACCGCCAATTAAGGAACAAATTGAAATAACTCAAGATTTGAAAAATAAGCTAGGGAGTTTTGATGTGCTTATGGATAAAGCTTGTGGGGGTATCGAGCTAATGAAAGAACGCAAAACCGCTCTTATCTCCGCCGCCGTCACTGGCAAAATTGATGTGCGAAATTGGGAGTCTACTCAGTGA
- a CDS encoding FRG domain-containing protein: protein MKHNRAESLAEFIAICSEIKVKEDHTLFFRGHASHTFISLPTVFRNQNDDPANQKYVMREEELFHNLITRCPEEFKNCASTFDCLVKMQHYGLPTRLLDITSNPLVALYFATEEYGSGEAKFNSTDDIGESDLDVDGGKLSNSEEMPFETDEVAADDEPIHISDGDARVLIYQVPNDEVMYYNSDLVSVISNLAKMNRHFDLDKTQYKTQLLHAIQSEKPYFKGDIKERDLESVVCVKPKLDNKRIIKQSGAFFLFGMGTDKTVPTRIPEKYRANVKHIDIPTKAKAQLRQQLEILAISKATLFPEIDSVANFLKSEPLIITTTKDILDNEGLKEENLHNSIELLSASIRDKLSGNQILEEQLRSNSQSQAMRGFFADLMDAALAESLDTHYDIAVKVISDPELQRKVENLVYEKLMHDL, encoded by the coding sequence GTGAAACATAATCGTGCCGAAAGCCTTGCAGAATTTATAGCTATTTGCTCGGAAATAAAGGTAAAAGAAGACCATACACTGTTTTTTAGAGGACATGCTTCTCACACGTTTATTTCATTGCCCACGGTTTTTCGTAATCAAAACGATGATCCCGCAAATCAAAAATATGTTATGAGGGAAGAAGAGTTATTTCATAACTTAATTACACGATGCCCGGAAGAATTCAAAAACTGTGCCTCAACATTTGATTGCCTAGTAAAAATGCAACATTATGGTTTGCCAACTCGGTTGCTAGATATTACAAGTAACCCTTTGGTAGCCCTTTATTTTGCCACTGAAGAATATGGGTCAGGCGAGGCAAAATTTAACTCTACAGATGACATTGGGGAGTCAGATTTAGACGTTGATGGTGGGAAATTATCTAACTCAGAGGAAATGCCTTTTGAGACTGATGAAGTAGCAGCAGATGATGAACCAATACATATTTCTGACGGTGATGCTCGTGTACTTATTTATCAGGTACCTAATGATGAAGTGATGTATTACAACAGTGATCTTGTCTCAGTGATCAGCAACCTAGCCAAAATGAATAGACACTTCGATCTCGACAAGACGCAATATAAAACTCAGTTATTACACGCTATACAATCTGAAAAGCCTTATTTTAAAGGTGATATCAAAGAACGGGATCTTGAGTCAGTCGTGTGTGTAAAACCAAAACTTGATAACAAGAGAATAATTAAACAAAGTGGGGCATTTTTTCTATTCGGTATGGGGACTGACAAAACCGTCCCCACTCGTATTCCAGAAAAGTACCGTGCAAATGTAAAACATATTGATATTCCCACAAAAGCAAAAGCCCAGTTAAGACAACAACTCGAAATATTGGCTATTTCGAAAGCTACCTTATTTCCTGAAATAGATAGTGTTGCAAACTTTCTAAAATCCGAACCGCTGATTATCACAACGACCAAAGATATTTTGGATAATGAAGGTCTTAAAGAAGAGAACCTGCATAATAGTATTGAACTGCTTTCTGCATCTATTAGAGATAAACTGTCTGGTAATCAAATACTTGAAGAGCAACTTAGAAGTAATTCTCAGTCGCAAGCAATGAGAGGTTTTTTTGCAGATTTAATGGATGCCGCTTTAGCAGAAAGTTTAGATACCCATTATGACATTGCAGTAAAAGTTATTTCCGACCCCGAACTTCAAAGAAAAGTTGAAAATCTGGTTTATGAAAAACTAATGCATGATTTATAA
- a CDS encoding helix-turn-helix transcriptional regulator yields the protein MRFITGEELRAIRQYSRYTITEIAQIVGVKTRKTVMNWEKNVGHPSINQFLKLLEACGINDRQYFHLMFERKSHALICFHDLVALEKR from the coding sequence ATGCGGTTTATCACTGGTGAAGAGTTAAGGGCGATTCGCCAATATTCACGGTATACCATCACCGAAATTGCGCAGATTGTTGGTGTGAAGACGCGTAAGACAGTGATGAATTGGGAGAAGAATGTAGGGCACCCAAGTATTAATCAGTTTCTTAAATTGTTGGAAGCTTGTGGCATTAACGACAGGCAGTATTTTCATTTGATGTTTGAGCGAAAAAGCCATGCATTGATTTGTTTTCATGACTTGGTGGCGCTTGAAAAACGGTAG
- a CDS encoding restriction endonuclease — protein sequence MIPSYQEFMRPFLEIAQQANGQEVRLRDVINQIADQFQLTEEEREETLPSGKQPILDNRVGWARTYLTNAGLLETTRRAHFVITERGKQAIANPNTQINNAYLRQFDEFVAFTNRTNGRDATANEVSETNTENTDNDITPDEALRIAYKKINDALAEDILDRTRKVTPAFFENLLIELLVAMGYGGTGEGAAHPLGKTGDNGIDGVIDQDPLGVDQIYIQAKRYAEGNNVGSGDIRDFFGALNLKRAQKGIFITTSDFTSSARDTARDLGTRIVLINGTELAKLMLRYNIGSRDEQVLHLKKIDEEFFEN from the coding sequence ATGATCCCAAGTTATCAAGAGTTTATGCGCCCCTTCCTTGAGATTGCGCAACAAGCCAACGGTCAGGAAGTTAGACTTAGAGACGTGATCAACCAAATTGCCGATCAATTTCAATTAACCGAAGAAGAACGCGAGGAAACACTGCCAAGTGGCAAGCAACCCATTCTCGACAACCGAGTAGGCTGGGCTCGAACTTACCTGACCAATGCCGGTTTACTGGAAACCACCCGCAGAGCGCATTTTGTCATCACTGAACGTGGTAAACAGGCCATCGCCAACCCCAATACGCAAATTAATAACGCCTACTTAAGACAATTTGACGAATTTGTCGCCTTCACCAACAGAACCAATGGCAGAGATGCGACAGCAAACGAAGTAAGCGAAACAAACACAGAGAACACCGACAACGACATCACCCCGGACGAAGCCCTTCGCATCGCCTATAAAAAGATCAACGACGCACTGGCAGAAGACATCCTGGATCGCACCCGCAAAGTCACCCCCGCCTTTTTTGAAAACCTGCTAATCGAATTACTGGTTGCCATGGGCTACGGAGGAACAGGCGAAGGCGCAGCCCACCCACTGGGCAAAACAGGCGACAACGGCATTGACGGCGTTATCGACCAAGACCCCCTAGGCGTAGACCAAATCTACATCCAGGCCAAACGCTATGCCGAAGGCAACAATGTCGGCTCAGGTGATATTCGAGACTTTTTCGGCGCACTCAACCTGAAACGCGCACAAAAAGGCATATTCATCACCACCTCCGACTTCACCTCGTCAGCAAGAGATACCGCAAGAGATTTAGGCACGCGAATTGTACTGATTAACGGCACAGAACTCGCCAAACTCATGCTGCGCTACAACATTGGCAGCCGAGACGAACAGGTATTACACCTGAAAAAAATCGACGAAGAATTTTTTGAAAATTGA
- a CDS encoding helix-turn-helix transcriptional regulator, whose translation MRQIKGSDLRAMRQFAGLTTLQMATAAGVKTRKTYENWEKEVGFPSVNQFFLMVSACGFDIDTYIRFMDLRDSSMAA comes from the coding sequence ATGCGACAGATTAAAGGTTCAGACTTAAGAGCCATGCGCCAGTTTGCAGGCTTAACGACTTTACAAATGGCTACGGCGGCAGGGGTTAAAACCCGTAAGACCTATGAAAACTGGGAAAAGGAGGTGGGTTTTCCCAGTGTGAACCAGTTCTTCTTGATGGTAAGTGCCTGTGGGTTCGATATAGATACTTATATACGTTTTATGGATCTACGTGATAGCAGTATGGCGGCGTAG